From Methanobacterium spitsbergense, a single genomic window includes:
- a CDS encoding Ig-like domain-containing protein, whose protein sequence is MVFAIVITLLGIIFALGMGNVSAVPGDTIYVNGNSTLGNDDWNGESATYQSGIIGPKYSIKNATGTVNENGMVNIADGQYTGSDYDGISITKNMTINGQSREGTIINGTGNYQIFHIQNGIYVTINSLTLTNAYSHQGGAIYNEGILTVTDSNLINNTAGHSGAAIWSSGTVTITDSNLTSNTAFMGGAIYNNDGTLTITDSNLTSNTADYGGAIYSYYLGNVSVTNCTVTSNWAQMYGGAINNNGILTVNNSTFTSNTAQYYCGAIFNNQGTVTVNGSTFISNTGDGVGGAIYNNDGTVIVNNSTFTSNTSNSGGGAICNTFGNITVNNSTFTSNTATVGGGAIYNYVGTVTVNGSTFTSNTANSGGGAIYNDGATLTVNNSTFTSNFASYGGAIYAKYDSGDTLINNSTFISNTATYDAGAIYNDAGATLNVSFCRIIGNTPYDIYSSGGSCDVDYNWWGTNYVGSNPVTAERVVGTTVSKWLVLTTTSDPNTINTGETSNITADLLHDQDGVYQDPAGGHVPDGIVVNFASDALGTVNPLTGTMINGEASTIFTAGLNPGISAVTSTVDAETVNTDVTINSAAPPVVTSTDPVNNAVNVALNKVIEITFDKNIQIGMNPWIELYETVTGNTKTFTTNILDNILSITPSSLLALGTQYSVILHSNSITDMAGIGLAAPYTTRFTTEAAPVVTSTSPVYNAFNVALNKVIQITFDKAIQLGTNPWIELKTSNSGTIVPYTTNIIGNVLSITPNSLLNAGTKYTVILHSNSITDMQGNGLNTPYTTIFTTTLPPVVTSTSPMNNEVNVAVNKVIQINFSKAIQLGTNSWIELKNQYGQIKPYTTSINGNTLNITANAAFARGTTYTVILHSNSVTSTGGAGLTTPYTTKFTTTTT, encoded by the coding sequence ATGGTTTTTGCAATTGTAATAACATTATTAGGGATTATTTTTGCTTTGGGTATGGGTAATGTTTCAGCTGTTCCAGGAGACACTATTTATGTTAATGGAAATAGTACACTGGGAAATGATGATTGGAATGGTGAATCTGCAACATATCAATCAGGTATAATCGGCCCGAAATATTCAATAAAAAACGCAACAGGAACAGTAAACGAAAATGGAATGGTAAACATTGCTGATGGACAATACACTGGAAGTGACTACGATGGAATTTCCATTACTAAGAACATGACGATTAATGGTCAAAGTAGAGAAGGCACTATAATAAACGGAACAGGTAACTACCAGATATTCCATATCCAAAATGGAATATATGTTACAATCAACAGCCTAACACTAACCAACGCATATTCACATCAGGGTGGTGCTATCTACAATGAGGGTATTTTGACTGTAACAGACAGTAATCTCATAAATAACACCGCAGGTCATAGTGGTGCTGCTATCTGGAGTAGTGGTACTGTGACTATAACAGACAGTAATCTCACCAGTAACACCGCATTTATGGGTGGTGCTATCTACAATAATGATGGTACTTTGACTATAACAGACAGTAATCTCACCAGTAACACCGCAGATTATGGTGGTGCCATCTATAGTTATTATCTGGGAAATGTGAGTGTTACAAATTGTACAGTCACAAGTAACTGGGCACAAATGTATGGAGGTGCTATCAACAATAATGGTATTTTGACAGTTAATAACAGCACATTCACCAGTAACACCGCACAATATTATTGTGGTGCTATCTTCAATAATCAGGGTACTGTGACTGTTAATGGCAGTACTTTCATCAGTAACACGGGTGATGGTGTTGGTGGTGCTATCTACAATAATGATGGTACTGTGATTGTAAACAACAGTACTTTCACCAGTAACACCTCAAATTCTGGTGGTGGTGCTATCTGCAATACTTTTGGTAATATAACAGTAAACAACAGTACTTTCACCAGTAACACAGCAACTGTTGGTGGTGGTGCTATCTACAATTATGTTGGTACTGTGACTGTTAATGGCAGTACTTTCACCAGTAACACCGCAAATTCTGGTGGTGGTGCTATCTACAATGATGGTGCTACTTTGACTGTAAACAACAGTACTTTCACCAGTAACTTTGCATCTTATGGTGGTGCTATCTACGCTAAGTACGATTCTGGTGATACATTGATAAACAACAGTACTTTCATCAGTAACACCGCAACTTATGATGCTGGTGCTATCTACAATGATGCTGGTGCTACTTTGAATGTGAGTTTCTGTCGAATTATAGGAAACACTCCATATGATATATATTCTAGTGGAGGTTCTTGTGATGTTGATTATAATTGGTGGGGGACTAATTATGTTGGATCCAATCCAGTTACAGCAGAAAGAGTCGTAGGGACAACTGTTTCTAAGTGGTTAGTTCTAACTACTACATCGGATCCGAACACCATTAATACTGGTGAAACCTCAAATATCACAGCTGATCTTTTACATGATCAAGATGGTGTTTACCAAGACCCTGCAGGTGGTCATGTTCCTGATGGAATTGTTGTGAATTTCGCAAGCGATGCATTAGGCACAGTTAACCCATTAACAGGTACTATGATTAATGGTGAAGCGTCAACCATCTTTACAGCAGGTTTAAATCCTGGAATATCTGCAGTAACATCTACTGTTGATGCAGAAACTGTAAATACAGATGTTACAATTAACTCAGCTGCACCTCCAGTTGTTACCAGTACAGATCCGGTTAACAATGCAGTTAATGTCGCATTGAATAAGGTTATAGAGATAACCTTCGACAAAAACATACAAATCGGAATGAACCCTTGGATAGAACTCTATGAAACAGTAACAGGAAACACAAAAACATTCACAACAAACATATTAGACAATATATTATCCATAACACCATCCTCACTACTAGCACTAGGAACACAATACTCTGTTATCCTACACTCCAACAGCATCACAGATATGGCAGGAATTGGATTAGCAGCTCCTTATACAACAAGATTCACTACAGAGGCTGCACCAGTTGTTACCAGTACAAGTCCAGTGTACAATGCATTTAATGTCGCATTGAATAAGGTTATACAGATAACCTTCGATAAAGCCATACAACTCGGAACCAATCCATGGATCGAACTCAAAACAAGCAACAGTGGAACAATAGTACCATACACAACAAACATAATAGGAAATGTACTATCAATAACACCTAACTCACTCTTAAATGCAGGAACTAAATACACAGTCATCCTACACTCCAACAGCATAACAGACATGCAAGGAAATGGTTTAAACACACCGTACACAACCATATTCACAACAACCTTACCACCAGTCGTAACAAGCACAAGTCCAATGAACAACGAAGTTAATGTGGCTGTAAATAAGGTGATACAAATCAACTTCAGCAAAGCCATCCAACTCGGAACTAACTCATGGATAGAACTCAAAAATCAATACGGACAAATAAAACCATACACAACCAGTATAAACGGTAACACACTGAATATAACAGCCAACGCAGCATTTGCAAGAGGAACAACCTACACAGTCATACTACATTCAAACAGCGTTACAAGCACAGGCGGAGCAGGACTAACAACACCATACACAACAAAATTCACAACAACCACAACATAA